In Scatophagus argus isolate fScaArg1 chromosome 14, fScaArg1.pri, whole genome shotgun sequence, the following proteins share a genomic window:
- the drd1b gene encoding dopamine receptor D1b: MDQNFSTVRDGKQLLPERDSSKRVLTGCFLSLLIFTTLLGNTLVCAAVTKFRHLRSKVTNFFVISLAISDLLVAILVMPWKAATEIVGFWPFGAFCNVWVAFDIMCSTASILNLCVISVDRYWAISSPFRYERKMTPKVACLMISVAWTLSVLISFIPVQLNWHKAQTTSYAELNGTYPGDLPPDNCDSSLNRTYAISSSLISFYIPVAIMIVTYTRIYRIAQKQIRRISALERAAESAKNRHSSMGNSSNMESESSFKMSFKRETKVLKTLSVIMGVFVCCWLPFFILNCMVPFCEPNLPEGATDFPCISSTTFDVFVWFGWANSSLNPIIYAFNADFRKAFSILLGCHRLCPGSNAIEIVSINNNMGAPTSNPNCQYQPKSHIPKEGNHSSNYVIPHSILCQEEELQKKDACGGEIDVGMVNNALENLSPAISGNLDSDTEVTLEKINPITQNGQHKAMSC; encoded by the coding sequence atGGATCAGAATTTCTCAACGGTTCGAGATGGCAAGCAGCTGCTACCAGAGAGGGACTCGTCCAAACGTGTTCTGACAGgatgcttcctctctctccttatcTTCACCACTCTGCTAGGCAACACGCTCGTGTGCGCCGCCGTCACCAAGTTCCGACAcctgaggtcaaaggtcaccaaCTTCTTCGTCATCTCACTGGCCATCTCTGACCTTTTGGTAGCTATCTTGGTAATGCCGTGGAAGGCGGCGACTGAGATTGTAGGATTCTGGCCGTTTGGCGCATTCTGCAACGTATGGGTGGCCTTTGACATCATGTGCTCCACTGCCTCCATCTTGAACCTGTGCGTGATTAGTGTCGACCGTTACTGGGCCATCTCAAGCCCATTTCGCTATGAACGCAAGATGACCCCTAAAGTGGCATGTCTGATGATCAGTGTGGCGTGGACCCTGTCTGTCCTCATCTCCTTCATTCCCGTTCAGCTTAACTGGCATAAAGCTCAGACCACCAGCTATGCAGAGCTAAATGGAACATACCCTGGTGATCTGCCCCCTGACAACTGCGATTCCAGCCTGAACAGGACCTatgccatctcctcctcccttaTCAGCTTCTATATACCCGTGGCTATTATGATCGTCACCTACACCCGGATCTACCGCATCGCCCAGAAACAAATACGGAGAATATCTGCACTGGAGCGGGCAGCAGAGAGTGCCAAAAACCGCCACAGCAGTATGGGGAATAGTTCAAACATGGAGAGTGAGAGCTCATTCAAAATGTCGTTCAAAAGAGAAACCAAAGTCTTAAAGACGCTCTCAGTCATCatgggagtgtttgtgtgctgctggTTGCCCTTCTTCATCCTTAACTGCATGGTTCCATTCTGTGAGCCGAACTTGCCTGAAGGTGCCACAGACTTCCCCTGCATCAGCTCCACCacctttgatgtgtttgtgtggtttggCTGGGCAAACTCCTCGCTCAACCCCATCATCTATGCCTTCAACGCTGACTTCCGCAAGGCCTTCTCCATCCTCCTGGGCTGCCATCGGCTCTGCCCAGGGAGTAACGCCATTGAGATCGTCAGTATTAACAACAACATGGGCGCCCCAACCTCGAACCCCAACTGTCAGTATCAGCCCAAGAGTCACATTCCAAAAGAGGGCAACCATTCATCCAACTATGTGATCCCCCACAGCATCTTGTGTCAGGAGGAGGAGTTACAGAAGAAGGATGCATGTGGAGGGGAGATCGACGTGGGGATGGTAAACAACGCCCTGGAAAATCTCTCCCCAGCCATTTCTGGGAATTTAGACAGCGATACTGAGGTCACACTGGAGAAGATCAATCCCATAACACAGAACGGACAGCATAAAGCCATGTCATGTTGA